The genomic stretch TCGTAGCCGAAGTCATCGACCTCGTAGTCCCCCGTCAGCCGGCGGCGCAGGAAGGCCAGGCCGCCCGCGATCCGCCGCTCCAGACCGCCGCCGTCCTGCGGCTCCGGCTTCTCCGGCTTCTCTTGTGTCACCGGTACATCATCCTGCGGGACCGCCCTGCCGGGCAGGGGCTGGACCTCACCCACCAGCGTGGGCTCCGCGCTCTTGCGCCGGCTCCCCGTGCTCCGGCGGCGCGGCGGCCGCGTCACGGCGCCCGCGCGGGACCGGTCGTCGTCGAACGGAATGACCTTGGCGTCCGCCATCGTTGATGCGCTCCTCAGTTGGCGCTCTGCGTCGGGGGGTGACCGCTGCCCGGAAGGGACAGCGCGGCGATCCGGTCGACGGCCCCCGCGAGGGCCTCCGGCGGGAGCAGCCCGGGTCCGCGGCTGCGGGTGAACTCCGCGAAGGTCTCCGCGGTCGTGTACTTGGGCCGGAAGCCGAGGGTCTCCCGCATCTGGTCCGTCGCCACGACCCTGCCATGGGTGAGCAGCCGGATCTGTTCGGGCGAGAAGTCCGTCATGCCGAGCGTGCGCACCAGCGAGCCGGCCCAGGTGACGGCGGGCAGCAGCAGGGGCACGGTGGGCCGGCCGAGCCGTCGCGAGCACTGCGACAGCAGCAGGACTCCGTCACCGGCGATATTGAAGGTACCGCTGTTGAGGCTGCCGCGCGCCGGCTCGTGCGAGGCGATCCGCAGCACCTCGATCACATCGTCCTCGTGCACGAACTGAAGCCTCGGGTCGTAGCCGAAGACGGTCGGCAGGACCGGCAGCGAGAAGTACGCGGCGAGCGGCGAGTCCGCGGTCGGCCCGAGGATGTTGGCGAACCGCAGCACACACACGGCCACGTCCGGCCGCCGCCGCGCGAACCCGCGCACATAGCCCTCGACCTCGACGGTGTCCTTGGCGAACCCACCGCTGGGCAGGGACTTGGGCGGAGTGGTCTCGGTGAACACGGCAGGGTCGCGAGGCGCGGAGCCGTACACGTTCGTACTGGACTTCACCACCAGCCGTTTCACCGTCGGGGACTTCTGACACGCCCCGAGCAGCTGCATGGTGCCGATGACGTTGGTCTCCTTGACCGTGGTCCGGCTGCCGCTGCCGAGCGCCGTCCCCGTCACATCCATGTGTACGACGGTGTCCGCGGCCGTCTCGGCCAGGACCCGCGCTATGGTCGGCTGCCGGATGTCGGCCTGGATGAAGTCCGCGCCGCCCAGATGGTGCTCGGGCGGTACCGCGTCCACGGCGACGACCCGGTCCACTTCCGGGTCCCGCTGGATCCGTCGTACGAACCGGCCCCCCAGTTGACGGGCCACTCCGGTCACGAGCACGACCTTGCCCAAGATCAGCGCCTTCCTTCCAGGGATCGTCTCCTCAACCTAGCGGTTCGATGTTGCGCTGTGATGACTGCCCGCTGCACGAAGTGACGGCGTCCGCAGACGTACGAACAGACCAAGCCAAGTTGATGCCGGGGCTCCCGGGGGCCGGGGCCGAAAGGCGCGTGGCCCCCATCCGAATCTGCATCCGGTGGGGGCCACACTCACACTCTCGCGGCTCGCGTCGCGAATTACTTCTTGTTGCGACGCTGAACGCGCGTGCGCTTGAGCAGCTTGCGGTGCTTCTTCTTGGCCATCCGCTTGCGCCGCTTCTTGATAACAGAGCCCACGACTACCCTCGCTCACTTCTCATCACTCGGTGTTTGGGCGCCATGGGCCCACACGACCTACGAGGGGCTAGCCTACCCGCCCGAGCGCTGAGGTCGTAATCGAGGTGAACGGGAGGGATCCGCCGGCACCCCGAGGATCCCCCCGAACCTCTTGCCGTCAGGCGGTTTCCACCCCCACATAGCTCTCACGGAGGTACTCGTGTACCGCTTGCTCGGGGACGCGGAAGGACCGCCCCACCCGGATCGCGGGCAGATGACCGCTGTGCACCAGCCGGTACACGGTCATCTTCGACACTCGCATCACCGAGGCGACTTCCGCCACGGTAAGGAACTGAACCTCGTTCAGAGGCCTCTCGCCAGCTGCACCCATGACACACCTGAACCTTCCGCACTCGACGGCCACCGGCTTCCCCTTCCGGTGACTCTTCGTCGCTGCGTGCTCACTCCCCAATGTAGGGGCGGGTGATGCGAGTGGGGAAGAGGTGCACCCATCGGCGGCCTACTGTGACAGACACGCTCGATTGAGTACGTAGCGGGTAAGCGGCCGGTAGTAAACAGACCGCACAGCGTCATCAAGTGGAACGACGACGGACACGACCCCCTCGGCCTCCCCCACGAAGAGCGCGGGGTCATCGGTATCGGCGAGCCCAATGGCCTCAAACCCCAGCTGACCTGCCCCGCAGACCCACCCGTGATCCCCGATCACCAGCTCCGGCAGCCTCCCGTCGCCCTCGGCCGCGGCCGCCAGCGCGATACGAACCGGGAGCGGCGAATGCGTGTGTGCGCCGGGCTCACGCCCGGAGCTTTCGGTGCCGGGTTCACGTACCAGCGCGACTCCTCTGACGTAGTCCAGGTTGTACGTGCGTAGACCGAACCGGGTCGCTATGTCGACACAGCGACCCTGCGCCGGTGTGAGTACGGCACATCCGGCCGCCGAGAGAGCGTCCGCGAGGGCGGCGTAGAAACCAAGCAGCCGATGCGGGTGCCCGGTACCGATCAGCACCGCCCCACGGCACTCGACAACCGCCCGAATCCGCCCGGCGAAGGCATCGAGCCCGGCCAACGTCCGCTCGGGATCGATCACATCATGCCCATCAACGCGCATCGGATCGCCGGAAACCCCACACCTGTCGGCCATCAGCGCAACCAAGTCCCGCTGCCCCCAGTCGGCACAAGGATCAATCCCCATCAAAACCCGAGGATCCCGAGCAGCAAACAACCGATAACTACGCAAACTGGCTTCCCGAGAGGTAGCCACCACCCCAGCCAGCCGAGCAGCAACGAGATGCCCCCGCAAAGCCCCAATGGACAACACGAGACCGATGCTGACGGACTGGGGGTGCGGGGGCCGGGGGAACGGGGGAAGTGCGCACGGTTGGCGTAACGGGGGCGGCGCAGCAACTACGCACACCAGCCGCTGTCAGCCCGTCCGGAGTTCGAGGCCGAGCCTGCAGCCGTCCCGAGCCCCCACCCACCCTTGTCAGCCCGTCCGGCGTTTGAGGACGAGGCCCCCTTCAGGGCCGACGGGGGTCCAGGGGGCGGAGCCCCCTGTCGGGGTGGAAGGGGCGGAGCCCCTTCCAGATGGGACGGGTAGGGGCGGCGGGGGCGAAAACCCCTACGGCAACAACCCCCGCAGTGGAAACACCGCCCGCCGAGCCGCCAGCACCGCCTGATCCAGCCGGTCCGCAGGGTCGTACCCCGCCTCCCAGGGCGCCCACTTCACAGGCCACCGCCCATCAGTCATCCGCACCGGCGCCAACTGCCGCGTACGCGCGAACACTTCCTGCCGCCACTCCTCAGGAATCGACGCCTCAGGAGCAATCTCCCGCCCCGCAGCAATCCCCACCAGATGAGTCCACGACCGCGGCACAACCTCCACCACCGCGTACCCCCCACCCCCGAGCGCCACCCACCGCCCATCGGCGTACTCATGCGCCAACTCATGACAGGCAACCTGCACAGCCCGCTGCGCATCCAACGACACCGCCAGATGCGCCAACGGATCCTCGAAGTGCGTATCCGCCCCATGCTGCGTCACCAACACCTGAGGCCGAAACTCAGCCATCAACTCCGGCACCACAGCATGAAACGCGCGCAACCACCCCGCGTCCCCCGTCCCCGCCGGCAACGCCACATTCACCGCCGACCCCTCCGCAACCCCCTCCGCCCCGGTCTCCTCCGGCCACCCGGTCTGCGGAAACAACGTCCGAGGATGCTCATGCAGCGAAATCGTCAGAACTCGCGGATCCTCCCAGAACGCCGCCTGCACCCCGTCCCCGTGATGCACATCGACATCCACATACGCGACCCGCTCAGCCCCCAGCTCCAACAACCGCGCAATCGCGAGCGACGCATCGTTGTAGATGCAGAACCCCGACGCACCCCCAGGCATCGCATGATGCAACCCACCCGCGAAGTTCACCGCATGCAGCGCTTCCCCCCGCCACACAGCCTCGGCAGCCCCCACCGACTGCCCGGCGATCAACGCGGAAACCTCGTGCATCCCGGCAAACGCCGGATCATCCAGCGTCCCGATCCCGTACGCCCCATCCGCACCCCGCGGATCGACCGACGCAGCCTTCACGGCCGCGATGTAGTCCTCCCGGTGCACCAGCCGCAAGGTCGACTCCCCGGCCGCCTTCGCCGCGACCACATCCACGTCCTGGTCGAGCCCGAAGGACTCCACGAGTCGACGGGTGAGGGCAAGCCGGACCGGATCCATCGGATGCTCCGGCCCGAAGTCATAGCCCGTTACTGCCTCGTCCCACATCAGCTGTGCGCGGCCGCTCATGCCCGCCACCGTATCGGTCCGGTTGAGCTTCGAACGATCGGGCATACACAAGCGTCACCAGCACCAACACCATCGGCACAAGCATCGCCCCGCGATAACTCCACGCATCGCCCAAGGCCCCCACCAACGGCGAACCGATCAAAAAGCCCACATAGTTGAACACATTCAGCCGAGCCACAGCCACGTCAGACGAACCCGGGAACAACCGCCCAGCCGCCGCGAAGGTCTGCGGCACGAGCACGCACAACCCCAGCCCCAACAAGGTGAACCCGAGCATCCCGACCCACGCCCCGGGCGCCACAGCCACCACGGCGAACCCACCCGCGGCCACCACGGCTCCGACCCGCACCACAGCCACGGCCCCGAACCGCCGTACCCCGAAGTCCCCGATGGCCCGCCCCAGCAGGGTCGTCACCATGTAGACGTTGTACGGCACGGTCGCGAGCTGCTCACTGCTCCCCAGCACATCCTGGAGATACTTCGCGCTCCAGTTGGAGACCGTCGAATCCCCGATGTACGCGAAGGTCATCACCAGACACAGCGGCAACAGCACCTTGAACCCGACACTGGCGCCCTTCACAGCCCCCTCCCGCACCGGCTCGGGCTCCCCGTCGGCGTACCACCGACTCCCCACGAACGCGGCCGGCAACAACACCACGACAACCGGCAGATACGACACGAACAGCGCGACATCCCACCGCGCCCCCACCCACGCCAGCGAGGCCCCCAGAATCCCGCCCAGGCTGTACGCGGCGTGAAAACTGAGCATGATGCTGCGCCCGTACGACCGCTGGAGACTGACCCCGAGCATGTTCATCGAGGCGTCCAACGCCCCCACGGACAGCCCGAAGGCCCCGAGCGCCACCCCCAGCTCGACCATCCGGTCCCCGGCCGAGACCCCCAGCAGCGCCAGGAACACCACCGGCTGGGACCACCGCAGCACCAGACTCGGCGGCACCCGCTTCACCAGCCGCTCGGTCGCCACACTCCCGGCACCGGCAAGGATCGGCACGGCAGCAAGGAAGGCAGGCAGCAGCGCGTCAGAGACCCCGTACCGATCCTGGATGGCCGGGATACGGGTCACCAGCAGCGCGAACGCCACGCCCTGGGCGAAGAAGCCGAACGCCAACGAGGCCCTGCCGCGCCGCAGCACATCAGTCATGGCGGCGAGCGTAGGGCCCCGGCGTACTCGTGGGTAGATCCAGCCAAAGATGAATTTCCCTCAGCTTCGGACCATCGCTCGGTTCAGAGCAGATCGATCAACTCACCCATGTCACCGAAGAGTCCGGTGGCCCCCTCCAACCGCGAGGCCGGAGTCATCGCCGTGAACCCGTAGACGTCCATCCCGGCCGCGACGGCCGCCTGCACGCCCAGCGGACTGTCCTCGACCACGACACAGCGCTCGGGAGCGACCCCCATCCGCTCAGCGGCGTACAGAAACAGATCCGGCTCCGGCTTCCCCCGCCCGACATCCTGCGAGCTGAAAATCCGCTCGTCCTCGAACCACCGCGTCAGTCCGGTCGTCCGATGCCCCACCCGAATCCGCTCATGGCTCCCCGAGGACGCCACGCAGTACGGCACCCCGTCCGCGGCCAGCTTCTCCAGCACCCCTTCGGCCCCCACCACAGGCTTCAACTCCCGCTCGAAAGCGGCGAACACCCGAGCGTGAAAGACATCGTCGAAGTCCGCCGGCAACCGCTCCCCGGTCCGCTCCTCGACCAGATCGTGTACGCGATGCATGGCGGAGCCCATGTAGTCCCGCAGCGAGTCCTCGTAGGACGTCGGGTACCCCAGCTCTGTGAGGTAGGCGGCGAGGTGCCGGTTGGAGATGGGCTCACTGTCGACGAGCACACCGTCGTTGTCGAAGATGACGAGGTCATAGCGCATGACAAAGACCCTAAACGCAGAAAACCCCGCACCGAAAGGTGCGGGGTTTTCTCACAATTTGTTCGGCGGCGTCCTACTCTCCCACAGGGTCCCCCCTGCAGTACCATCGGCGCTGTAAGGCTTAGCTTCCGGGTTCGGAATGTAACCGGGCGTTTCCCTCACGCTATGACCACCGAAACACTATGAAACTGTCGAACAATGCCGCACCGCATGAAGCCATATGGCCATACGGGGCCGTTCGTGGTTTCAGAACCAACACAGTGGACGCGAGCAACTGAGGACAAGCCCTCGGCCTATTAGTACCGGTCACCTCCACACGTTACCGTGCTTCCAGATCCGGCCTATCAACCCAGTCGTCTACTGGGAGCCTTACCCCATCAAGTGGGTGGGAATACTCATCTCGAAGCAGGCTTCCCGCTTAGATGCTTTCAGCGGTTATCCCTCCCGAACGTAGCCAACCAGCCATGCCCTTGGCAGAACAACTGGCACACCAGAGGTTCGTCCGTCCCGGTCCTCTCGTACTAGGGACAGCCCTTCTCAATATTCCTGCGCGCGCAGCGGATAGGGACCGAACTGTCTCACGACGTTCTAAACCCAGCTCGCGTACCGCTTTAATGGGCGAACAGCCCAACCCTTGGGACCGACTCCAGCCCCAGGATGCGACGAGCCGACATCGAGGTGCCAAACCATCCCGTCGATATGGACTCTTGGGGAAGATCAGCCTGTTATCCCCGGGGTACCTTTTATCCGTTGAGCGACGGCGCTTCCACAAGCCACCGCCGGATCACTAGTCCCGACTTTCGTCCCTGCTCGACCCGTCGGTCTCACAGTCAAGCTCCCTTGTGCACTTACACTCAACACCTGATTGCCAACCAGGCTGAGGGAACCTTTGGGCGCCTCCGTTACTCTTTAGGAGGCAACCGCCCCAGTTAAACTACCCATCAGACACTGTCCCTGATCCGGATCACGGACCCAGGTTAGACATCCAGCACGACCAGACTGGTATTTCAACGACGACTCCACAACCACTGGCGTGGCCGCTTCAAAGTCTCCCAGCTATCCTACACAAGCCGAACCGAACACCAATATCAAACTGTAGTAAAGGTCCCGGGGTCTTTCCGTCCTGCTGCGCGAAACGAGCATCTTTACTCGTAGTGCAATTTCACCGGGCCTATGGTTGAGACAGTCGAGAAGTCGTTACGCCATTCGTGCAGGTCGGAACTTACCCGACAAGGAATTTCGCTACCTTAGGATGGTTATAGTTACCACCGCCGTTTACTGGCGCTTAAGTTCTCAGCTTCGCCATGACGAATCATGACTAACCGGTCCCCTTAACGTTCCAGCACCGGGCAGGCGTCAGTCCGTATACATCGCCTTACGGCTTCGCACGGACCTGTGTTTTTAGTAAACAGTCGCTTCTCGCTGGTCTCTGCGGCCACCCCCAGCTCGAGGAGCAAGTCCTCTCACCAGGTGTGGCCCCCCTTCTCCCGAAGTTACGGGGGCATTTTGCCGAGTTCCTTAACCATAGTTCACCCGAACGCCTCGGTATTCTCTACCTGACCACCTGAGTCGGTTTAGGGTACGGGCCGCCATGAAACTCGCTAGAGGCTTTTCTCGACAGCATAGGATCATCCACTTCACCACAATCGGCTCGGCATCAGGTCTCAGCCACAAGTGCGACGGATTTGCCTATCGCACGGCCTACACCCTTACCCCGGGACAACCACCGCCCGGGATGGACTACCTTCCTGCGTCACCCCATCACTCACCTACTACCAGCTCGGGTCACCGGCTCCACCACTCCCACCCACAGCAAAGCTGAGGGCAGGCGGCTTCACGGGCTTAGCATCACTGGATTCGATGTTTGACGCTTCACAGCGGGTACCGGAATATCAACCGGTTATCCATCGACTACGCCTGTCGGCCTCGCCTTAGGTCCCGACTTACCCTGGGCAGATCAGCTTGACCCAGGAACCCTTAGTCAATCGGCGCAAACGTTTCTCACGTTTGTATCGCTACTCATGCCTGCATTCTCACTCGTCAACCGTCCACGACTACCTTCCGGTGCCGCTTCACCCGGCAGACGACGCTCCCCTACCCATCACAGCGGGCGTTGGCCCTATATGCTGCAATGACACGACTTCGGCGGTACGCTTGAGCCCCGCTACATTGTCGGCGCGGAATCACTAGACCAGTGAGCTATTACGCACTCTTTCAAGGGTGGCTGCTTCTAAGCCAACCTCCTGGTTGTCTCTGCGACTCCACATCCTTTCCCACTTAGCGTACGCTTAGGGGCCTTAGTCGATGCTCTGGGCTGTTTCCCTCTCGACCATGGAGCTTATCCCCCACAGTCTCACTGCCGCGCTCTCACTTACCGGCATTCGGAGTTTGGCTAAGGTCAGTAACCCGGTAGGGCCCATCGCCTATCCAGTGCTCTACCTCCGGCAAGAAACACACGACGCTGCACCTAAATGCATTTCGGGGAGAACCAGCTATCACGGAGTTTGATTGGCCTTTCACCCCTAACCACAGGTCATCCCCCAGGTTTTCAACCCTGGTGGGTTCGGTCCTCCACGAAGTCTTACCTCCGCTTCAACCTGCCCATGGCTAGATCACTCCGCTTCGGGTCTTGAGCGCGCTACTATATCGCCCTGTTCGGACTCGCTTTCGCTACGGCTTCCCCACACGGGTTAACCTCGCAACACACCGCAAACTCGCAGGCTCATTCTTCAAAAGGCACGCAGTCACGACTTGCAAGCAAGCTTGCAAGCGACGCTCCCACGGCTTGTAGGCACACGGTTTCAGGTACTATTTCACTCCGCTCCCGCGGTACTTTTCACCATTCCCTCACGGTACTATCCGCTATCGGTCACCAGGGAATATTTAGGCTTAGCGGGTGGTCCCGCCAGATTCACACGGGATTTCTCGGGCCCCGTGCTACTTGGGTGTCTCTCAAACGAGCCGCTGACGTTTCGACTACGGGGGTCTTACCCTCTACGCCGGACCTTTCGCATGTCCTTCGCCTACATCAACGGTTTCTGACTCGTCTCACAGCCGGCAGACTGTGAAAGAGAGATCCCACAACCCCCACGACGCAACCCCTGCCGGGTCTCACACGTCGTAGGTTTGGCCTCATCCGGTTTCGCTCGCCACTACTCCCGGAATCACGGTTGTTTTCTCTTCCTGCGGGTACTGAGATGTTTCACTTCCCCGCGTTCCCTCCACTTGCCCTATGTGTTCAGGCAAGGGTGACAGCCCATGACGACTGCCGGGTTTCCCCATTCGGAAACCCCCGGATCAAAGCCTGGTTGACGACTCCCCGGGGACTATCGTGGCCTCCCACGTCCTTCATCGGTTCCTGGTGCCAAGGCATCCACCGTGCGCCCTTAAAAACTTGGCCACAGATGCTCGCGTCCACTGTGCAGTTCTCAAACAACGACCAGCCACCCATCACCCCGAACCCTCACGGATTCGAGTGCACTGGGGCCGGCATCCGAAGACAGACCTTACGGCCGTGCCCTCAGACACCCAACAGCGTGCCCGACACGATCAGCCGACCAGATCAGCGTTCCACGCCCCGAAGAGCAGTACTAGCGCCTGGTCCGTCCTGGACCTGCCGAATAATCAACGTTCCACCCATGAGCAACCAGCACCGGACATTCGCCGATGTACTGGCCTCTGACCAACCGGAGTTGGTGAGAAGTGCTCCTTAGAAAGGAGGTGATCCAGCCGCACCTTCCGGTACGGCTACCTTGTTACGACTTCGTCCCAATCGCCAGTCCCACCTTCGACAGCTCCCTCCCACAAGGGGTTGGGCCACCGGCTTCGGGTGTTACCGACTTTCGTGACGTGACGGGCGGTGTGTACAAGGCCCGGGAACGTATTCACCGCAGCAATGCTGATCTGCGATTACTAGCAACTCCAACTTCATGGGGTCGAGTTGCAGACCCCAATCCGAACTGAGACCGACTTTTTGAGATTCGCTCCACCTTGCGGTATCGCAGCTCATTGTATCGGCCATTGTAGCACGTGTGCAGCCCAAGACATAAGGGGCATGATGACTTGACGTCGTCCCCACCTTCCTCCGAGTTGACCCCGGCGGTCTCCTGTGAGTCCCCATCACCCCGAAGGGCATGCTGGCAACACAGAACAAGGGTTGCGCTCGTTGCGGGACTTAACCCAACATCTCACGACACGAGCTGACGACAGCCATGCACCACCTGTACACCGACCACAAGGGGGGCACCATCTCTGATGCTTTCCGGTGTATGTCAAGCCTTGGTAAGGTTCTTCGCGTTGCGTCGAATTAAGCCACATGCTCCGCTGCTTGTGCGGGCCCCCGTCAATTCCTTTGAGTTTTAGCCTTGCGGCCGTACTCCCCAGGCGGGGAACTTAATGCGTTAGCTGCGGCACCGACGACGTGGAATGTCGCCAACACCTAGTTCCCACCGTTTACGGCGTGGACTACCAGGGTATCTAATCCTGTTCGCTCCCCACGCTTTCGCTCCTCAGCGTCAGTAATGGCCCAGAGATCCGCCTTCGCCACCGGTGTTCCTCCTGATATCTGCGCATTTCACCGCTACACCAGGAATTCCGATCTCCCCTACCACACTCTAGCTAGCCCGTATCGAATGCAGACTCGGGGTTAAGCCCCGAGCTTTCACACCCGACGTGACAAGCCGCCTACGAGCTCTTTACGCCCAATAATTCCGGACAACGCTTGCGCCCTACGTATTACCGCGGCTGCTGGCACGTAGTTAGCCGGCGCTTCTTCTGCAGGTACCGTCACTTTCGCTTCTTCCCTGCTGAAAGAGGTTTACAACCCGAAGGCCGTCATCCCTCACGCGGCGTCGCTGCATCAGGCTTTCGCCCATTGTGCAATATTCCCCACTGCTGCCTCCCGTAGGAGTCTGGGCCGTGTCTCAGTCCCAGTGTGGCCGGTCGCCCTCTCAGGCCGGCTACCCGTCGTCGCCTTGGTGAGCCATTACCTCACCAACAAGCTGATAGGCCGCGGGCTCATCCTTCACCGCCGGAGCTTTCGACCCCCACCCATGCGAGTGGGAGTGATATCCGGTATTAGACCCCGTTTCCAGGGCTTGTCCCAGAGTGAAGGGCAGATTGCCCACGTGTTACTCACCCGTTCGCCACTAATCCACCCCGAAGGGCTTCATCGTTCGACTTGCATGTGTTAAGCACGCCGCCAGCGTTCGTCCTGAGCCAGGATCAAACTCTCCGTGAATGT from Streptomyces davaonensis JCM 4913 encodes the following:
- a CDS encoding NAD-dependent epimerase/dehydratase family protein; amino-acid sequence: MGKVVLVTGVARQLGGRFVRRIQRDPEVDRVVAVDAVPPEHHLGGADFIQADIRQPTIARVLAETAADTVVHMDVTGTALGSGSRTTVKETNVIGTMQLLGACQKSPTVKRLVVKSSTNVYGSAPRDPAVFTETTPPKSLPSGGFAKDTVEVEGYVRGFARRRPDVAVCVLRFANILGPTADSPLAAYFSLPVLPTVFGYDPRLQFVHEDDVIEVLRIASHEPARGSLNSGTFNIAGDGVLLLSQCSRRLGRPTVPLLLPAVTWAGSLVRTLGMTDFSPEQIRLLTHGRVVATDQMRETLGFRPKYTTAETFAEFTRSRGPGLLPPEALAGAVDRIAALSLPGSGHPPTQSAN
- a CDS encoding 30S ribosomal protein bS22, with product MGSVIKKRRKRMAKKKHRKLLKRTRVQRRNKK
- a CDS encoding helix-turn-helix domain-containing protein, coding for MGAAGERPLNEVQFLTVAEVASVMRVSKMTVYRLVHSGHLPAIRVGRSFRVPEQAVHEYLRESYVGVETA
- a CDS encoding phosphatase — translated: MLSIGALRGHLVAARLAGVVATSREASLRSYRLFAARDPRVLMGIDPCADWGQRDLVALMADRCGVSGDPMRVDGHDVIDPERTLAGLDAFAGRIRAVVECRGAVLIGTGHPHRLLGFYAALADALSAAGCAVLTPAQGRCVDIATRFGLRTYNLDYVRGVALVREPGTESSGREPGAHTHSPLPVRIALAAAAEGDGRLPELVIGDHGWVCGAGQLGFEAIGLADTDDPALFVGEAEGVVSVVVPLDDAVRSVYYRPLTRYVLNRACLSQ
- a CDS encoding acetoin utilization protein AcuC gives rise to the protein MSGRAQLMWDEAVTGYDFGPEHPMDPVRLALTRRLVESFGLDQDVDVVAAKAAGESTLRLVHREDYIAAVKAASVDPRGADGAYGIGTLDDPAFAGMHEVSALIAGQSVGAAEAVWRGEALHAVNFAGGLHHAMPGGASGFCIYNDASLAIARLLELGAERVAYVDVDVHHGDGVQAAFWEDPRVLTISLHEHPRTLFPQTGWPEETGAEGVAEGSAVNVALPAGTGDAGWLRAFHAVVPELMAEFRPQVLVTQHGADTHFEDPLAHLAVSLDAQRAVQVACHELAHEYADGRWVALGGGGYAVVEVVPRSWTHLVGIAAGREIAPEASIPEEWRQEVFARTRQLAPVRMTDGRWPVKWAPWEAGYDPADRLDQAVLAARRAVFPLRGLLP
- a CDS encoding MFS transporter; its protein translation is MTDVLRRGRASLAFGFFAQGVAFALLVTRIPAIQDRYGVSDALLPAFLAAVPILAGAGSVATERLVKRVPPSLVLRWSQPVVFLALLGVSAGDRMVELGVALGAFGLSVGALDASMNMLGVSLQRSYGRSIMLSFHAAYSLGGILGASLAWVGARWDVALFVSYLPVVVVLLPAAFVGSRWYADGEPEPVREGAVKGASVGFKVLLPLCLVMTFAYIGDSTVSNWSAKYLQDVLGSSEQLATVPYNVYMVTTLLGRAIGDFGVRRFGAVAVVRVGAVVAAGGFAVVAVAPGAWVGMLGFTLLGLGLCVLVPQTFAAAGRLFPGSSDVAVARLNVFNYVGFLIGSPLVGALGDAWSYRGAMLVPMVLVLVTLVYARSFEAQPDRYGGGHERPRTADVGRGSNGL
- a CDS encoding HAD family hydrolase codes for the protein MRYDLVIFDNDGVLVDSEPISNRHLAAYLTELGYPTSYEDSLRDYMGSAMHRVHDLVEERTGERLPADFDDVFHARVFAAFERELKPVVGAEGVLEKLAADGVPYCVASSGSHERIRVGHRTTGLTRWFEDERIFSSQDVGRGKPEPDLFLYAAERMGVAPERCVVVEDSPLGVQAAVAAGMDVYGFTAMTPASRLEGATGLFGDMGELIDLL